Part of the Lonchura striata isolate bLonStr1 chromosome 22, bLonStr1.mat, whole genome shotgun sequence genome is shown below.
GGGGTTTGTGTGCGCTCACTGCAGTTCCTGCATCCCGGCCTCTTGCGTGACAAGGCAATGACTTTGTGTCACTGCAAGCACACGTCTTGTTTTCCTGAGCGCTGCGTTTCGCTGGGTGATCGCTTTCCTGCATATATTGTGGGCTTCAGCTCCCATCTGTGCACTTGAACGAAGCCGTTTTCTCAAATGATTGtcggtttttctttttttttttaattaactttagattattttttcctaagaatTTGGAGAGGGTTGATGTACTGCTAGCACAGGCAGCAGAAGCTGTCTCTGTGTAGAAATAAGATAGGGATTTCCTACCATGTGCTTCAGTCCCTCCTTTGCAGTTTGAGAATATTTCCGCTTCCTTGGCTGGTTCAGTCTTGCTTCTCCTCTGATGCTGCCAACGGTGGGGGGAGCACAGTTAATAAGAATTAAGTGCATTTTTTTGATGTGATATTTGTTTGCTGTGAGTGAAATGTAGTAGTCTACCAAAAAGATTTCAGTAAGACCATGCAGCATTGATAAAAATACATCATTACTGGGATGAGCTGGGTTCGAGTTGGTGATGTTGGAGCAAAATGCTGTATTGTCTCTGCTCTCACCTGAACCTCCCTCTGGAGCCAAAATGCATGGTGGGTTTTGCAGCCAAATCACAGCACCTGTAGTACAGCTGTGCTTCTGCCAAAGCAGATGCCTCTGTTCTGTGATGGGGGCCAACTTCAAACCAACACAAGTGTGAAATTGCTGCATTGTAATGATGATTTAACTTCTCAGCAGATGTGGTGCCTGACCAggctgagatttttttccttctttatatGTCATCCGTAGAGAACCTGCTGTTTGCATAGAAAATCCTTGGCCCAGGCAGCTGGAAACCTGTTAGACCCGTAGTATAGtatcagaaagaaaatgtcttAGGAACACTACATATGTCAGTTGTAAGAGATAAGCAGTTGTGCTATAATTTACCTCTTATTATTTCCATCATGAGAACACAGAGTCCTGAGCTGTTGATCCAGACTGCTGTTTGAGGCACTGAGCTGCAAGATGGCTTCTCCACAGACCACTTGCAATGGAAGTAATCTTGTTCCTTTTCAATATCTTACTCGTGGGAGATAGTTTTGGTGTGGCTGTGGTCATCTGTCATCCTTTATAATTGATTTGTTCTAGTAATATTGGTGTATAGCACATAGAAAAATGAAGGTGGGTGGAAAAATTCAATGCTGATGAAGCAGACAAAAGTATTGTCTTAAAGTTGGCTGTGGAGAAAGGGTCTTAATTTTTGTACCTTTTGGAGTTGGCATGCATAGGGATATCTGGGGTTTTTCCCTACTGTTTAAATTCTTCAGTATATGTGTACGTGACTTCTGGGTAGGAGTCAATGAATGTTGGCTCAGGTGGGACTGGAAATAACATTTGTTATGGAAGGAGATGGGGTGAGGGAGTCTTCCAGCTCAGCCTCGAATAAATCAGTCCTCTCGCCCCTCCGTCCAGGCTGCTTCTAGGTGGCTGCCTTTTATCCAGCTAGTGCAGCCTGTTTCTGTCTAAATGATCTCTCCTGAAAGGTCCCAGAGGAAAGGGCTGCTTATTCCATGCAAGGAGAATGGTATATGGCACAGCTCATTGTTGTGTGCCCTGCTGCAAGTGCATAAATATGAAACAGCTCACAGGCGATGCTGCAGTGGGGCTGGTGTCCCCTTCacacccccctccctctcctgAAGGCTCCTCTCCATCTTCCTTCCTTTACAGCTTTCATTTCTGGGTGATGGAGAGCGGGAGCCATTTGGGTGTGAGATCCTGAGGGCTTGATGTTGCAGCAGTGTTTTTCAGGGGAAGGTGAATGTAGTTAACTCTTGTTCTGATGGCTCACCGACCGCTGTGCtgcacgtgtgtgtgtgtgtgtgtgtgtgtgtgtgtacatatatatatatatatatatgtatgtatgtatgtaaatACACACACCTTCTTAGTGGtgctccctgtcccctgtgcaTGTAGCTAGGAAGGAGGCAGAAAATGGtctattttgttcttttaactACATATCATTACAAGAGAGTTGTGGGTTGGCCCCAGGCAGGTGATCCAGCTCACCAGGCAGTTTTGAGGCACAAAGCAGCTCCTTTTGCCCAGATCAGAGTGATCCAGTGCCTGGAGGCAGCAATACCTGTtgtgctctgggcagctctgtGGTGAGAtcggggttttggggtcagaGTGCTGGTTTGGAGGCCCCAGTGCCCTGGGAAAGCAGGGGGAACAGAGGGACTCTCAGAGCATCCCCCTCCCCCTTTCCCCAGGAGAAGAGGCCCCCATCTGCTGCAGATGGACATATCCCCATTGCCTAGTTGATGTGCACCTGTCTACACCAGGGCTGTTCATCCTGGGTGTGACAGAAGCAATGAGGGTGACATTATTTGGAACAACCCCAGTTTGGCTCTCGGTAACATCCATGATCCCATAAAATCCTGGGGTAAGGTCTGGGCTCAGTCAAGCCACTACAAATGCACATATTGTTGCTAGTCATGAAGCAAACACATGGGGAATGGTACACAGAGTGAATTAACTCAGAGAAGCACATGTGGAAAGATACCTCATGACTGCAATGAGCTTACCTCACATAAGAAACCCatcctgccatccctgctcctcctggagcagggctgcagccctcACTGGTGGATTTGTGCCTTCAGAAAGCTTCCTCGcttcttgaaaacaaacaaaactctttTGGGGCTTTCAGAGGGCTGTTTAAAGGAGCCCCGAGAGAATAACTGATTGTGGATTCAGAATGATGAAGTGGTTTGTGGAACACTGAAATATAGAGGCAAATGCAGGAGAACTCCACTTTGCAATTTGTCAGCTTCTCTAAACCCTGTAACGGATTGTTCCCCCCCCTCTCCGTCTCTTCTCACCTCTCCAATAGGAAATTAACTGATACTATCACTAAAGAAATTGTTTTTGCCTCACAAAGTAAAATTGATACTATAAAAACCCGCCAGCAGTGTCTCCTCCTCCTTTTACATGAAGACAAATCCTTCCTGTCACCTACTGAAATGGAAAGATAAAGGCTGAGCTTTAATAAAGAAGCTCTAAGCATGAAGTGTAGAAGGAGGGAGCAGGCACAGCATGGGGAACACTCCACAGCAGCAGGTGTGATGCTGAGGGATGCTCTAACTGTCCAAAATGCAACTATGGGCTCCTGTCTGTTTAATGCATGGCCATGGACAGGTTTGGGCCCCACAGCTCCCAATGTCTCCAAGagtttgtgctggttttggtgCAAAAGTGTCTGTCTTTGCTCCATTCAGGTTCTTAGGCTTGCTTGTTTGGACttttaaaatctaattaaaTGCACAAAAGAATTAGACATAATTTGTTGGGTGACAAGATAATGCACAGGGTATGAGATGTGTCAGAGACctgaacatcaggaaactgCTGCCAGATTGGTGCTTCAGCAGGAACTGCATTCATTCTTAGCAGGATGAGTTTTCTGTGGGAAACCTCTTCTGCCAAACCACAGGGACAGGACTGTCTGTGAGTTTCTTTGCAGCTATCCCCGTCCATCCTGCATGTTCCTCATCTGCTCTTTCGTGGATAAACAATCACTTTGCTCTGCCATCACTAGGAGCCATCAACTAGTTTGTAAACCCTGTCCTTCATTCTTCCAGGGGATATCAGAAACCTGCTCAAGTGGATCAAACAGAATCTGTTGAAAGAGCGACCAGAGTTATTTTTGCAAGGGGAATCTGTGTAAGTACAACTGTTAGGAATCCTCCTTGTGTTTCTCTCTTCATCCCTACAGTTTTTCCTCTGGGGCGGATTTCCTATTGAGTAAGTCAATGACCATGAAAACACAGGATTTGCCTAAGTGATAGTGGGAGGTATCCCACCCACACCTTGCAATGTCCACAGAGAGCATCTTTTGCAGCCCTCACCCCAAATCTTTGAACTTTAAACATGAAGCAGGGCCATTTATACTTTCTCTTCACTGTCACTTGGAACAAAGCAGCACCTGTATCCTCAATTCCAGGAGTTTTAGCAGGTCTGTCTGTTCCCTGCTGATATCACTGGGACTGAAGCAGTCATTCTGAGAAATGCCAACAAATACTTCTTCtgggaaatgtatttttattatcaaAACGGGGCCAGTCTCGTGGAGGGGGgggtagaaaaaaaaaggaaggcaaGAGAAATGGAGCAGAGTGAGCTGTGCAAGCCATCCCTGACTGCGGGGTGGCGCTGGGGGTGTTTAACATTCGTCACGGATCTTTGTGAGCTGAAGCGTGTGCCAGGTCCCCTGGTAACAGGAGAGACAATTGCAGGACACTGAAGATCAAAGAGGGGGAATCCCTTTGCTCAGAATCAGGGGCTTGGAGTGGATCCCAGGTGTTCAGTGCCTCTGCTAGGGGCAGCGGAATGGCTTTCCCTGCCTTCCCACTGAGCTCTCTGCTCTCGCCTGCCGTGCGTGGGTTTTAATTACCTGGCTTTTCTGCATGGTACGGAAATGCAGTCATCCTGGAGCATCCTCAGAACGGTGCCTTTCCATTCAAATCAGCTTTGGGATTGCTCCTGCGTCCCCTTTATTTGATCCAGAAAGGGCACAGACTGTACCTGCTCCCACCTCCATGCTAGGATCCCTTTTTTGGCATTACAGGCAGTCAGCCTGTGATCTGTGCTGTGACATCCCTTGTTCTTAACTATTTGTGGGGCTTTTTAGCAGCCCTGTATCCTAATtatttctctctattttgcagGAGGCCAGGAATTTTGGTGCTCATCAACGAGGCAGACTGGGAACTAATGGTCTGTACTCTTTCAGTTTGACTTTCTTTGTTGAAAATATTGCTCTCTCTCTTCTGTGGTTGCTCTCACAGAAGCTATTTCTGATTCTTGCCCCAAGCAAAGCATCTCATATTTGAGGGGGAAGGGGCAGGCTGGAATCTATCTCCTGTACTGTGGCTGTTCAAAAGCCTGGAGCCTCTCTCTAACCTGCTGAGTCTCATCAGCCAGACCGGGTCTGAAGAGAGATCACCTTTTTCCCTGGTCTCTGGCACTGGGTTTTGCACCTCTGGCTGCTGGTAGGTCCCCCAACATGTGGGGTGACAGCAGGGGAGCACCTGAGACCTTCAGACCCCACAAAGAAACACCTTCCCTGAAGTCAGGTGATGCCTGGCAGGTAAAGGCCACAGGGAGATTTCAACTCAAACAGGCACCTGGTAAATGTCTTCCCTTCTCAGCCCACTGTTGTGCTCAGACAACAAACAGCCCCTCGCCatttccctgcctcaggcaaCCACCTGTTCTGTCAAAACCCTGGTCCAGAAAGCAATGTGGGGTGATGAGCATCAGCACTGTGGCTGATCTCTCACCTTTGCTTCTGTTATGATGAAAACATCAGTCTGTCCCCTTCTGCTCTCCCTAATACTCACCATCTTTTTATGAGCTGTTTTCTCTTTGCAGCTTGTATTTGGAAATGACATTTaagcaatttttcattttttttcttggcctGCAGGGTGAGCTGGATTATAAACTCCAGGACCAGGATAATGTGCTTTTCATCTCAACATTGCACGGCGGGTGAACTCCTGAAAAAACAAAGAGGATGTAAAtccaaatccctgggaaaaaaaaaaaaaaaaaacaaaacc
Proteins encoded:
- the URM1 gene encoding ubiquitin-related modifier 1, which encodes MAAPVSLQVEFGGGAELLFDGVKKHQVTLPCQPEPWDIRNLLKWIKQNLLKERPELFLQGESVRPGILVLINEADWELMGELDYKLQDQDNVLFISTLHGG